A region from the Streptomyces sp. 3214.6 genome encodes:
- a CDS encoding HNH endonuclease family protein translates to MSKFYARGRLSILAALTGLIASVGLFTSPTASAALPTPVSAATARSYLASLTVASEVRTGYSRDLFPTWITISGTCNTREYILKRDGTNVVTNSACTATSGSWYSPYDGATWTAASDLDIDHLVPLAEAWDSGARNWTTAQRQAFANDVTRPQLIAVTDNVNQQKSDQDPAEWMPSLTSYRCTYVRAWVQVKYYYDLSVDSAEKSALTSYLANC, encoded by the coding sequence ATGTCGAAGTTCTACGCGCGTGGACGGCTGAGCATACTCGCCGCCCTCACGGGCCTCATAGCCTCGGTCGGGCTGTTCACCTCCCCGACCGCCTCCGCCGCTCTCCCCACCCCGGTCAGCGCCGCCACCGCGCGCAGCTACCTCGCCTCCCTCACCGTCGCGAGCGAGGTCAGGACCGGCTACAGCCGGGACCTGTTCCCGACCTGGATCACCATCAGCGGCACCTGCAACACCCGTGAGTACATCCTCAAGCGGGACGGTACGAACGTCGTCACCAACTCCGCCTGCACCGCCACCAGCGGCAGCTGGTACTCCCCCTACGACGGCGCCACCTGGACCGCCGCCTCGGACCTCGACATCGACCACCTCGTCCCGCTCGCCGAGGCCTGGGACTCCGGCGCCCGCAACTGGACCACCGCCCAGCGCCAGGCCTTCGCCAACGACGTCACCCGCCCGCAGCTGATCGCCGTCACGGACAACGTGAACCAGCAGAAGAGCGACCAGGACCCGGCCGAGTGGATGCCGTCGCTCACCTCGTACCGCTGCACGTACGTCCGCGCCTGGGTGCAGGTGAAGTACTACTACGACCTCTCGGTCGACTCCGCCGAGAAGAGCGCCCTGACGAGCTACCTCGCCAACTGCTGA